In Penicillium psychrofluorescens genome assembly, chromosome: 5, a single window of DNA contains:
- a CDS encoding uncharacterized protein (ID:PFLUO_008488-T1.cds;~source:funannotate): MPNQIQDITTRDETSFPYIFEQNVSISLKDKSGLVRCNVFRPKTSEKCPVLVTYGPYGKDISYEAFFSKSFSEVNPEQKSEHSAWETPDPKFWTGHGYAVVRADERGTGQSVGKLDTMSRGTSEAFFDVVEWAAEQPWSSGKVGLLGISYFAGSQWRVAARQPKGLSCIIPWEGMSDYYRDRCRHGGILSNGFIKFWWDRQVLSNQYGLPGRAARNWGPDTIEGDLPEEELVQNRQDQTVDNVENRFRDDLYYASKEYSMSDIQVPLLSVANWGGILLHLRGNVEGYTHAASELKYLRFITGRHDLPFYYAEEVELQRSFLDAFLKGDDRAGWSTGTAPKVDIVLRKGDVGFNNAEDERKFPRRVENEWPIARTQYTRFYLTSQRELLATPEPPKEPRSGKVSYQALGTLDNPQLIQFTTPPFETETEITGHVVAHLNVSMSANPGQPTPQDMDLFVTLRHISPAGKDVFYTGTAGDPVPLCKGWLRVSMRQVNHEHPRNRPWLPHRNYYSTDVRPVIPGEVYAVDVEVWPTNVVVEKRGKIVLEVASGDTQGCGIFQHHSPIDRAPERFQGQNHIHFGLGGNYLTLPVIPAASQ; this comes from the exons TACTCGCGACGAGACCTCGTTCCCCTACATTTTCGAGCAGAATGTGTCTATCTCGCTAAAGGACAAATCGGGTCTGGTCCGGTGCAATGTCTTTCGACCAAAGACATCAGAGAAATGCCCCGTGCTTGTCACTTACGGCCCATATGGAAAGGACATCAGCTACGAAGC TTTTTTCTCCAAAAGCTTCAGCGAAGTAAATCCCGAGCAAAAGTCAGAGCATTCGGCCTGGGAGACTCCTGATCCCAAGTTCTGGACGGGCCATGGCTATGCCGTCGTCCGAGCCGATGAGCGTGGCACAGGCCAATCGGTGGGTAAGCTAGACACCATGTCCCGGGGCACCAGTGAGGCGTTCTTTGATGTGGTAGAGTGGGCGGCCGAACAGCCCTGGTCGTCGGGCAAGGTTGGCTTGCTTGGGATCAGTTACTTCGCCGGCAGCCAGTGGCGCGTAGCTGCCCGCCAGCCCAAGGGTCTTTCCTGCATCATTCCCTGGGAGGGTATGTCGGACTACTATAGGGATCGTTGTCGACATGGTGGAATCCTGTCTAACGGATTCATCAAGTTCTGGTGGGACCGCCAGGTTCTTAGCAACCAATATGGACTACCAGGCAGGGCCGCAAGGAATTGGGGCCCCGATACCATTGAAGGTGACCTGcccgaggaagagctggttcAGAATCGCCAGGATCAAACAGTTGACAACGTCGAAAACCGATTCCGAGATGACCTTTACTACGCCTCCAAGGAATACAGCATGTCGGACATCCAGGTGCCTCTTCTATCGGTGGCTAACTGGGGTGGTATCTTGCTGCATCTCCGTGGCAATGTCGAGGGATACACCCATGCTGCTTCAGAACTCAAGTATCTGCGGTTTATCACTGGACGGCACGATCTGCCTTTTTACTATGCTGAAGAGGTCGAGCTGCAACGAAGTTTCTTGGATGCTTTCCTCAAAGGGGATGATCGTGCCGGGTGGTCTACAGGTACTGCGCCCAAGGTCGATATCGTCCTCCGCAAAGGTGACGTGGGATTTAATAATGCCGAAGACGAAAGAAAATTCCCTCGCAGAGTCGAAAATGAATGGCCTATCGCTCGGACCCAGTACACACGGTTCTATCTGACTTCTCAGCGTGAACTCCTCGCCACTCCGGAACCTCCCAAGGAGCCTCGTTCCGGAAAGGTTTCCTACCAAGCCCTGGGCACGCTCGACAACCCTCAGTTAATCCAATTCACCACACCTCCATTTGAAACGGAAACTGAAATTACCGGTCATGTCGTGGCCCACCTGAACGTGTCAATGAGTGCCAACCCCGGCCAGCCCACTCCTCAGGACATGGATCTGTTCGTAACCCTCCGCCATATCTCTCCCGCCGGGAAGGATGTCTTCTACACTGGCACGGCGGGCGATCCAGTTCCCCTGTGCAAGGGATGGCTACGCGTGAGCATGCGCCAAGTCAACCACGAACACCCGCGAAACCGGCCCTGGTTGCCTCACCGGAACTACTATTCGACTGATGTGCGGCCCGTGATCCCCGGCGAAGTGTATGCAGTGGATGTAGAAGTGTGGCCAACAAACGTGGTTGTCGAGAAGCGAGGTAAGATCGTGCTGGAGGTCGCAAGTGGCGATACCCAAGGCTGTGGAATTTTCCAACACCACTCACCTATTGACCG GGCTCCCGAGCGTTTCCAAGGCCAAAACCATATCCATTTTGGGCTCGGCGGCAATTATTTGACTCTGCCTGTTATCCCGGCTGCCAGTCAATGA
- a CDS encoding uncharacterized protein (ID:PFLUO_008489-T1.cds;~source:funannotate) encodes MASTRTSKTIRPLNRFITAHNSDGKAIFSNALPDTMPVQPIGDGADFSLAYTSDHFPAQLNKEADIAEYKNYLANPPGITVSGGSVCRVVDMKPYALSAMHRTVSLDYGVVLEGEVELVLDSGETRLMKRGDVAVQRGTNHAWRNVTPDVIDPVTSEKKGQWARMLYVLMPSEEIEVGGKGLSEVVDGIGVRSST; translated from the coding sequence atggcttccaccagAACCTCCAAGACTATCCGCCCGCTCAATCGcttcatcaccgcccacAATAGTGACGGCAAAGCGATATTTTCTAATGCCCTGCCCGATACCATGCCCGTGCAGCCCATTGGTGATGGCGCCGATTTCAGTCTGGCCTATACTTCTGATCACTTTCCTGCACAGTTGAACAAAGAAGCCGACATTGCAGAGTACAAGAACTACCTGGCCAATCCACCGGGAATCACAGTTTCTGGTGGTTCTGTCTGTCGGGTTGTGGATATGAAGCCCTATGCATTGAGCGCTATGCATCGGACGGTCTCTTTGGATTATGGTGTTGTCCTGGAGGGGGAGGTCGAACTTGTGCTGGACTCGGGTGAGACGAGACTGATGAAACGTGGGGACGTCGCTGTGCAGCGTGGGACAAACCATGCCTGGAGGAATGTTACTCCCGACGTGATAGATCCGGTCACaagcgagaagaagggacAGTGGGCACGGATGCTGTATGTGCTGATGCCGTCTGAAGAGATTGAGGTTGGCGGAAAAGGGCTGAGTGAGGTGGTGGACGGCATTGGTGTTAGGAGCAGTACTTAG
- a CDS encoding uncharacterized protein (ID:PFLUO_008490-T1.cds;~source:funannotate), producing MSATATTTTQSLSVLADYEVHHSGVEQHYATVNPAPSSTQPANWPSYHRRMPAYRPTNRNLDRIDRPAGSNGVEFTFIQVMLHGVWLNASVARLWRFTGGRINDKLFHYEVGGEW from the exons ATGTCTGCCACCGCAACAACAACTACGCAATCACTATCCGTCCTCGCTGACTACGAGGTCCATCACAGCGGTGTCGAACAACATTATGCCACCGTGAATCCCGCGCCATCTTCCACCCAGCCGGCCAACTGGCCCTCGTATCACCGTCGTATGCCAGCTTATCGTCCAACCAACCGCAATTTGGATCGTATCGACCGTCCCGCTGGATCAAATGGAGTCGAGTTCACGTTCATTCAGGTGATGCTACATGGAGTTTGGCTCAATGCG TCGGTGGCACGGTTATGGCGATTTACCGGCGGGAGGATCAATGATAAACTGTTCCACTATGAAGTAGGCGGGGAGTGGTAG
- a CDS encoding uncharacterized protein (ID:PFLUO_008491-T1.cds;~source:funannotate): MMLGEESDSANYWKKCGDEALARKIKGVVIMGAHWDCMGDRIELSTNPSPGKSPVAYVNPDKYVDYKLNPDLETTERCIEMLAREGFNVGGNPTFEWIHDVYLILIRMFPGGCPPTTLVSANARYDPHFHMKMGATLRPLRRENYLIIGTGGAVHNLYRNRWAPMLRFRDNFALETPPEDWAMEFRQAVEDVIIKTSGPQLRRAMTRLMKHPRFRDAHATDDHFMAALFVAGAAGDPEDQNTPAMMGAEDWELTNMCNSQFTLGRWPKEVAF; the protein is encoded by the exons ATGATGCTGGGCGAGGAGTCCGACAGTGCTAATTACTGGAAAAAATGTGGAGATGAAGCACTGGCACGCAAAATCAAGGGCGTTGTGATCATG GGTGCCCATTGGGACTGTATGGGGGACCGAATTGAGCTATCGACAAATCCTAGCCCTGGGAAAAGCCCTGTTGCATATGTGAATCCTGACAAATACGTCGATTATAAGCTCAATCCTGACCTAGAGACTACCGAGCGCTGTATTGAGATGCTTGCCCGCGAGGGCTTCAACGTCGGCGGTAATCCAACTTTCGAATGGATTCATGACGTTTACCTCATTCTCATCCGCATGTTCCCCGGTGGCTGCCCGCCGACTACATTGGTATCGGCCAATGCTCGCTATGACCCTCATTTCCATATGAAAATGGGCGCGACGCTAAGACCACTGCGCCGGGAGAATTACCTGATCATTGGCACTGGAGGTGCTGTTCACAATCTATATCGGAATCGCTGGGCTCCGATGCTTCGATTCCGGGACAACTTTGCGCTGGAAACACCCCCAGAAGACTGGGCTATGGAATTCCGACAGGCTGTTGAGGATGTCATCATCAAGACCTCGGGGCCGCAGTTGCGCCGTGCGATGACACGACTGATGAAGCACCCGCGCTTTCGAGATGCACATGCCACAGATGATCATTTCATGGCGGCTTTGTTTGTTGCGGGCGCCGCAGGAGACCCGGAGGACCAAAATACCCCGGCAATGATGGGCGCAGAGGACTGGGAGCTGACCAATATGTGCAACTCGCAGTTCACATTAGGCCGGTGGCCGAAGGAAGTTGCTTTCTGA
- a CDS encoding uncharacterized protein (ID:PFLUO_008492-T1.cds;~source:funannotate), whose amino-acid sequence MFPEYTQYGALDNVQFDFDLNDGDFGLIDFYNSQNLLPELHEHLTEQNNVHFDADSGIAMGAEAYHRSSLSAWKPSHGDYAGNDHENLSIPQTIDSPEASVTSDRQILCERLSPSGRDRIFGMVLETSQKAHLSRIMRSFPSTDLLDGLIQQYFNIQKHGVDSWVHGPTFQPNEQEPAILGALAAAAAVRSTVPTIRKLGYSLAEIFESDNSITRDLRISQAYSLTIDVGIWSGNRRRTEIAESFTQPLVTMLRRALRFRRSVYTMIVPLVEDTGEALERMWREWVEQESFKR is encoded by the exons ATGTTTCCAGAATATACCCAGTACGGTGCGCTAGACAATGTGCAGTTTGACTTCGACCTGAATGATGGAGACTTCGGTCTGATTGATTTTTATAACTCACAAAATCTCCTTCCGGAATTACACGAGCATCTCACAGAACAAAACAATGTCCACTTCGATGCCGACAGCGGTATCGCAATGGGTGCCGAGGCTTATCACCGCTCCTCTCTGTCAGCGTGGAAGCCTAGTCACGGGGACTATGCAGGCAACGATCATGAGAATCTGTCCATCCCCCAGACAATCGATAGCCCAGAGGCCAGCGTGACATCCGACCGTCAGATTCTCTGTGAGCGGCTGTCGCCCAGCGGCCGTGACCGGATCTTCGGTATGGTTCTAGAGACCAGTCAAAAGGCCCACCTGAGCCGCATTATGCGATCGTTTCCCAGTACTGACTTGTTGGACGGATTGATTCAACAATATTTCAATATTCAAAAACATGGAGTGGACTCTTGGGTCCATGGACCAACTTTCCAACCGAATGAGCAAGAACCCGCCATCCTTGGTGCGCTggcggccgctgctgccgttCGCTCTACGGTTCCAACAATCAGAAAACTTGGATATTCCCTGGCCGAGATC TTTGAAAGTGACAATAGTATCACTCGCGATCTCCGGATTTCCCAGGCTTATTCCTTGACCATCGACGTCGGTATCTGGAGTGGCAATCGACGCAGGACGGAAATAGCAGAGAGTTTCACGCAGCCATTAGTAACAATGCTTCGTCGTGCTTTGAGATTTCGTCGCTCGGTATATACTATGATTGTGCCTCTTGTCGAAGATACCGGCGAGGCTTTGGAACGCATGTGGCGAGAATGGGTTGAGCAAGAATCCTTCAAGAGGTAA
- a CDS encoding uncharacterized protein (ID:PFLUO_008493-T1.cds;~source:funannotate) codes for MALNVNPLISYADLELPLPAKRQLWEAKSAAEWKRLYHQSMTTERVPSFADLLRDMSQLFVFQDRIDTQLTALVLLHGMSAMINEYHRLRFISTGDSKHWHALVTNSRQQELDQAIQHFRMVCSELCVQSRPEIVLVCEVVSMLLHMSLEELQLFAGKEDKQEARRVYNSALEWITSPDSRRAVWHAGQTIRAAREMAPGSLTGFLAIGVYYASLAFWSYSVVSKAKNVQLLGSPAAHLFSRGPTVFLDGEEVADVSKFVTLGCGLPALQSPGGPAFLADPATVMQVVQDLLRGQMPNETIPPLVQSLAQLMGDLGHCAREGG; via the coding sequence ATGGCCCTCAACGTCAACCCCCTCATTTCATATGCAGATTTGGAACTCCCACTGCCGGCGAAGCGCCAATTATGGGAAGCTAAGTCAGCTGCCGAATGGAAAAGGCTTTATCATCAGTCGATGACTACAGAGCGCGTTCCATCATTCGCCGACTTGCTTCGTGACATGTCTCAATTATTTGTCTTCCAAGACCGCATTGATACCCAATTGACGGCTTTGGTTCTTCTACATGGCATGTCGGCCATGATCAACGAGTATCATCGACTGAGGTTTATCTCGACTGGAGACTCGAAGCATTGGCATGCCCTAGTGACCAATTCCCGTCAGCAAGAATTGGACCAAGCAATTCAACATTTCCGCATGGTGTGCTCCGAATTGTGCGTTCAATCTCGCCCGGAGATTGTGCTCGTTTGTGAGGTTGTTTCAATGCTCCTCCATATGTCCCTCGAGGAGCTACAGCTTTTTGCTGGGAAGGAAGACAAACAAGAAGCACGCCGCGTATACAATTCTGCACTGGAGTGGATTACAAGTCCAGATTCTCGGCGAGCTGTCTGGCATGCAGGTCAGACTATTCGTGCGGCTCGCGAGATGGCACCTGGCTCCTTGACTGGATTTTTGGCTATTGGCGTATATTATGCCAGTCTGGCCTTTTGGTCATATAGCGTTGTAtccaaggccaagaatgtTCAGCTTCTTGGAAGCCCGGCAGCTCACCTCTTCAGTCGTGGACCAACTGTGTTCTTAGATGGCGAGGAGGTTGCCGACGTATCTAAATTTGTCACGTTGGGTTGCGGTCTTCCAGCCCTACAAAGTCCAGGTGGACCGGCCTTCCTGGCTGACCCTGCGACGGTGATGCAGGTGGTCCAAGACTTGCTTCGGGGCCAGATGCCCAATGAGACAATCCCACCTCTGGTGCAAAGTCTGGCTCAATTGATGGGCGATTTGGGACACTGTGCCCGCGAAGGAGGATGA
- a CDS encoding uncharacterized protein (ID:PFLUO_008494-T1.cds;~source:funannotate), translating to MALRLKEPNRSSGPGPALVTDVPAIVRSVIDDIRTRGDGAVRSYSEKFDKWSPSSFKLSQDEIQQIISTVPQQIIDDIKKAQENVRVFALAQKASLKDFEMEIRPGVHLGQKNIPISSVGAYIPGGRYPLLASAHMTILTAKCAGVPHVVACTPPIAGKIPANTITAMHYAGADEIYILGGVQAIAAMAIGTSTMKKVDFIAGPGNAFVAEAKRQLFGVEIGIDLPAGPTEILIVADEQADPFVVATDLLSQVEHGLDSPAVLITNSQSVGEKTIQEVDRLLKILPTADVAGVSWDRLGEVIVVEDLDQAYKLADEFAFEHVQILTQMPREALEKMSNYGALFLGEKTCVSYGDKCIGTNHVLPTRGAARFTGGLWVGKYLKTVTYQEVTSPEESGELGRLCGRAARAENFEGHARSGDVRAHQYLNDKFEWI from the exons ATGGCGCTGAGATTGAAAGAACCAAACCGCTCGAGCGGGCCTGGACCGGCTCTAGTGACGGATGTGCCTGCCATCGTTCGCTCCGTCATCGATGACATTCGTACCAGAGGCGATGGCGCTGTGAGATCTTACTCCGAGAAATTCGATAAATGGAGCCCCAGCAGCTTCAAGCTTTCGCAAGATGAGATACAACAAATCATTTCCACTGTGCCTCAGCAGATCATtgatgatatcaagaaggccCAAGAGAATGTGCGCGTCTTTGCTCTGGCTCAGAAAGCATCGCtcaaggactttgagatGGAGATCCGCCCCGGGGTACATCTAGGACAGAAAAATATTCCTATCAGCTCTGTTGGCGC CTATATCCCCGGCGGTCGATATCCCCTTCTAGCATCGGCACATATGACGATTCTTACAGCCAAATGCGCTGGGGTGCCTCACGTCGTCGCCTGTACGCCGCCGATTGCCGGAAAAATCCCCGCGAACACGATTACGGCAATGCACTATGCAGGCGCGGACGAAATTTACATTCTAGGTGGCGTGCAGGCCATCGCGGCCATGGCTATAGGAACTTCAACAATGAAAAAGGTTGATTTCATTGCCGGTCCAGGCAATGCTTTTGTTGCGGAGGCGAAACGCCAGCTGTTTGGGGTGGAAATAGGCATTGATCTCCCTGCAGGTCCAACAGAGATTCTAATCGTGGCCGATGAGCAAGCGGATCCATTTGTAGTTGCAACCGACCTCTTGTCGCAAGTCGAGCACGGCCTTGATTCTCCCGCGGTGCTGATCACCAATTCTCAGAGCGTGGGCGAGAAAACGATCCAAGAAGTCGATCGTCTTCTCAAGATTCTACCTACGGCTGACGTTGCTGGGGTGTCCTGGGACCGACTAGGAGAGGTTATTGTCGTCGAAGACTTGGATCAAGCCTACAAGCTCGCGGATGAATTCGCGTTTGAGCACGTTCAGATTCTGACGCAGATGCCACGGGAAgcactggagaagatgtcCAACTACGGAGCTCTTTTCCTAGGTGAGAAGACGTGCGTTTCATACGGCGACAAATGCATTGGCACCAACCACGTCCTTCCAACTCGTGGGGCGGCACGGTTTACTGGGGGCCTGTGGGTTGGGAAGTACTTGAAGACGGTTACCTATCAGGAAGTGACTTCGCCTGAGGAGAGTGGCGAGCTTGGACGTCTCTGTGGTCGGGCAGCTCGTGCAGAAAACTTTGAGGGCCACGCGCGTTCTGGAGACGTTCGCGCTCATCAGTATTTAAATGATAAGTTCGAGTGGATATAA
- a CDS encoding uncharacterized protein (ID:PFLUO_008495-T1.cds;~source:funannotate) — protein MPEHLRSLIKAPILVSDDGGETVDDWSGLADPLERRRRQNRINQRAHRKRKREQASQDTRPPTMVISSSSSTVSAVQSTGQHAGDMRNCGDLMIDCNIATEMAELLLQNFAQDAYQGYMLGSPTSDHLLILTKINVFRALAQNMNLIGWSLERMNDDAISPFNIPTPAHSVPDQIPSTLQPTRLQKSVIHHPWLDFFPLPRMRDNLIEAGDDWDDEQLCIDIMGFWNEADNDSGLLVWGEPWDVRSWEMTEWFLKKWQWVVRGCPELMNSTNAWRARRGEKLIFRYL, from the exons ATGCCTGAACATCTGCGATCACTGATCAAGGCGCCGATCCTTGTGTCcgatgatggtggagagACGGTCGACGACTGGTCGGGACTGGCAGACCCGCTAGAGCGCCGTCGACGCCAGAATCGGATCAACCAGAGAGCCCATC GAAAACGAAAGCGCGAACAAGCGAGCCAAGACACTCGCCCGCCAACCATGGTgatatcctcctcttcctcaacgGTGTCTGCCGTCCAATCAACCGGGCAACATGCCGGGGACATGCGAAATTGCGGAGATCTGATGATCGACTGCAATATTGCCACTGAAATGGCAGAACTTTTACTACAAAACTTCGCCCAAGATGCATACCAGGGCTACATGTTGGGGTCTCCAACGTCCGATCACTTGTTGATATTGACCAAGATCAACGTCTTTCGGGCATTGGCACAAAATATGAATCTTATTGGTTGGTCATTGGAGAGGATGAATGACGATGCAATATCACCCTTTAATATACCGACGCCGGCGCACTCTGTACCGGATCAGATCCCTTCCACACTGCAGCCTACTCGGCTTCAGAAAAGTGTTATACACCATCCGTGGTTGgatttctttcctctccccaGAATGCGCGACAACCTGATCGAGGCCGGTGACGACTGGGACGACGAGCAGCTCTGCATAGACATCATGGGATTCTGGAACGAAGCGGACAATGATTCCGGGCTATTAGTCTGGGGAGAGCCGTGGGATGTGCGCAGCTGGGAGATGACAGAATGGTTCTTGAAGAAGTGGCAGTGGGTTGTGCGCGGGTGTCCCGAGCTGATGAACTCGACCAATGCGTGGCGTGCGCGTCGGGGAGAGAAGCTGATTTTCCGCTATCTCTGA
- a CDS encoding uncharacterized protein (ID:PFLUO_008496-T1.cds;~source:funannotate): MSYTNPILPGFNPDPSIVRVDRDFFLVTSTFEYFPGAPIYHSQDLIQWKLIGHALTRLSQLQIHTPEPGGGVWATTIRYHGGVFYVIAASFQRYRPQQDDRVWPQGFYVKTTDIWNDTTWSDPVYFDQVGFDQDLFWDDDGTVYLSSTYRKMQPTRNANLKDFAIHICTVDLNTGNSTSEPKLIRESSSGVAEGSHIFKRGRYWFLFTAEGGTESGHCEWVSRSETGPFGPWHVGPNNPLWSNGGEDEVQNTGHADLVEDAHGRWWAVLLGVRRIQIEGMWEESVLGRETFLAPVEWKDDWPVVNGGQEISLQATGPGLYQFDTLVSWKDDFSSPVLQMGWYRKKSNTKLTRC, encoded by the exons ATGAGCTACACAAACCCCATCCTCCCGGGCTTCAATCCGGACCCATCCATTGTTCGCGTCGACCGagacttcttcttggtgACGTCAACGTTTGAATACTTCCCCGGCGCCCCCATCTATCACAGCCAGGATTTAATCCAGTGGAAGTTGATCGGCCATGCGTTAACGAGGCTCAGTCAGCTCCAGATCCACACCCCAGAGCCGGGCGGGGGTGTGTGGGCGACCACGATCCGATACCATGGCGGTGTATTTTATGTCATTGCCGCAAGCTTCCAGCGCTATCGCCCACAGCAGGACGACCGTGTATGGCCACAGGGGTTCTATGTAAAGACCACTGATATTTGGAATGATACAACTTGGTCGGATCCTGTGTACTTCGATCAAGTCGGATTTGACCAAGAT CTCTTCTgggacgatgatggcacGGTATACCTCTCATCCACATACCGGAAAATGCAACCCACGCGCAATGCCAACCTCAAAGACTTTGCCATTCATATCTGTACAGTTGATCTCAATACTGGGAATTCAACATCAGAGCCAAAATTGATCCGTGAATCATCCTCGGGCGTCGCCGAGGGATCACACATCTTCAAACGTGGCCGCTACTGGTTCCTCTTCACTGCCGAAGGAGGGACCGAAAGTGGACATTGTGAATGGGTCAGTCGCAGTGAAACGGGGCCGTTTGGTCCGTGGCATGTGGGGCCGAACAATCCCCTCTGGAGTaatggaggagaagatgaagtaCAGAACACAGGCCATGCGGACCTGGTTGAAGATGCACATGGACGGTGGTGGGCGGTTTTACTGGGAGTTCGACGTATACAAATAGAAGGAATGTGGGAAGAGTCTGTCCTGG GCCGAGAGACCTTTCTAGCGCCTGTCGAGTGGAAGGACGACTGGCCCGTGGTTAATGGGGGCCAGGAAATTAGCCTTCAGGCAACAGGCCCAGGCTTGTATCAATTCGATACGCTAGTCTCCTGGAAAGATGACTTTTCATCTCCGGTGTTGCAAATGGGCTGGTATCGAAAAA AGTCGAATACCAAGCTTACCAGGTGCTAG
- a CDS encoding uncharacterized protein (ID:PFLUO_008497-T1.cds;~source:funannotate): MTSPSIGQEEVHDIALEALPRDAELPSGSASYDAAESFPALERWNQSRGSICRTLCTFWSFLVMGANDAAYGLETYYNLSYTVVSLVFLSPLVGYTLAAFLNQRIHTTLGQRGVGLIGPGCHLLAYIVNCLHPPYPVLVISFIFAGFGNGLEDAAWNAWIGNMANANELLGLLHGVYGVGAVLSPLVATSMITRANLPWYYYYFVMIGCATIELVACGVCFWESTGAVFRAANIHSHDESKKGGLRTALFQRPSARVTWLCSLFLLGYVGVEVALGGWIVTFMIRIRHSGRFASGMTATGFWLGITVGRVLLGFVTPRVGEKIAIAAYILCSMAFGMVLWLVPQFYASAVAVSLQGFFLGPLFPGAVVMVTKLLPRHLHVSSIGFAAAFGGSGAAILPFAVGALAQAMGVGVLQPFIIGLSGAIFLAWLGLPRASKERRNE; this comes from the exons ATGACATCGCCCAGTATCGGGCAAGAGGAAGTGCACGATATTGCCCTAGAGGCCCTGCCCCGCGATGCCGAGTTGCCATCAGGCTCGGCCTCTTACGATGCTGCGGAGAGCTTTCCTGCGCTGGAAAGATGGAACCAGTCTCGTGGCAGCATCTGCCGTACCTTGTGCACCTTCTGGAGCTTTCTGGTTATGGGCGCCAACGATGCCGCTTACGGT CTAGAAACGTACTACAATCTCTCGTACACAGTGGTATCGCTCGTTTTCCTATCGCCTCTGGTCGGCTACACTCTCGCGGCCTTTCTCAATCAGCGCATCCACACCACGCTCGGCCAACGCGGCGTGGGGCTGATTGGACCGGGATGCCACCTCCTGGCTTACATCGTTAACTGCCTTCACCCTCCCTACCCGGTACTGGTCATCTCATTCATCTTTGCCGGGTTCGGGAatgggctggaagatgccgCCTGGAATGCCTGGATTGGCAATATGGCCAACGCGAACGAGTTGCTGGGCCTCCTTCACGGAGTCTATGGGGTTGGGGCTGTCCTCAGTCCGTTAGTGGCCACGTCGATGATTACCCGAGCCAATCTGCCCTGGTACTATTATTACTTTGTCATG ATTGGATGTGCGACCATTGAGCTAGTCGCCTGCGGGGTTTGTTTCTGGGAATCCACCGGGGCCGTCTTCCGCGCCGCGAATATTCACTCGCACGACGAGAGCAAGAAAGGGGGTCTCAGGACGGCGCTCTTCCAACGCCCTTCGGCTCGCGTGACGTGGCTCTGCTCGCTCTTTCTGTTGGGTTATGTCGGAGTTGAGGTCGCGCTGGGCGGATGGATTGTCACCTTCATGATCCGCATTCGCCATAGCGGTCGCTTTGCCAGCGGGATGACGGCCACCGGGTTTTGGTTAGGTATCACGGTCGGACGAGTTCTTCTCGGGTTTGTGACGCCGCGGGTTGGAGAGAAGATTGCCATTGCG GCCTATATTCTCTGCTCGATGGCATTCGGGATggtgctgtggctggtgccTCAGTTCTATGCATCGGCGGTGGCCGTATCCCTGCAAGGGTTCTTCCTCGGCCCCCTGTTTCCGggcgcggtggtgatggtgacCAAACTGCTCCCACGTCACCTGCATGTCAGCTCCATCGGGTTCGCCGCGGCCTTCGGAGGTAGCGGGGCGGCCATCCTCCCTTTTGCCGTCGGTGCACTCGCGCAGGCCATGGGAGTTGGCGTACTGCAGCCGTTCATCATCGGGCTCTCGGGggccatcttcctggcctgGTTGGGACTGCCGCGGGCGTCCAAGGAGAGACGCAACGAGTAG